Below is a genomic region from Paraburkholderia sp. BL23I1N1.
GCGGCACCGGCTGGCCAAGTTTCTGGCAGCCGCTGGATCACGCTGTCATCACGCGTACCGACAAGTCGTTCGGCATGACGCGCGACGAAGTCCTGTGCCGGCGCTGCGGCGGCCATCTGGGGCACGTATTCGACGACGGGCCGAAACCGACCGGCCTGCGCTATTGCATGAACGGCCTCGCCTTAACTTTCGCGCCCGCCTCGCGCGGCACGAGCTGATCGAATCAGGACGCACATCATGAACATCGAGAAACGCATCATCGGCAAACCGGCCCGCTCGCGCAAAGCGGCCCTCGCGCTTTCGGTCGGGCTCGGCGCACTGGCGCTGCTGCTGGCGCAACGCATGGCCTTCTCGTCGGAAGCCGGGGTTGTCATTGCGCCGCCCGCAGTCGACGAGCAGGTCTCCGCCGCGACCGCGCATGAAGAAACCGCCGTGTTCGCGGGCGGCTGCTTCTGGGGCGTGCAGGGCGTGTTCCAGCACGTGCGGGGCGTCACGAAGGCCGTGTCGGGTTATTCGGGCGGCCAGCGCGACACGGCTCAGTACGAGACCGTCAGTGGCGGCGAGACGGGTCATGCGGAATCCGTGCAGGTCACGTTCGACCCCACCAAGGTCACCTACGGGCAGTTATTGCAGGTCTATTTCTCGGTGATTCAGGATCCGACCGAGTTGAACCGGCAAGGGCCAGATAGCGGCACGCAATACCGTTCGGCGGTGTTTCCGCTGAATGACACGCAGCGGCATGTCGCGCAAAGCTACATCGCGCAACTCGATAAGGCACACGCCTTCCCGGCGCCGATCGTCACGAAGGCGGAGCCGTTCAAGGGCTTCTATCCTGCCGAGTCATATCACCAGAACTACCTGACGTTGCATCCGAACTCCGCGTATATCGCAATCAACGATATGCCGAAGGTCGCCAACCTGAAGCGTCTGTTCCCGAACCTCTATCGCGACAAAGCAGTGCTGGTCGAAGCGGCACAGTAAAACGGCTTACGCCGCACCAGCGGCAAGCTTCCCTGTCCGACGCCGCATCGCGCGGCGCCGGACATTTTTTTGTGGCTGTATTCTGCCTGTCACCATCGCCACGGCATGCTTGCGAGCGTCCGTCGGTCTGTCCTTTCGTTGTCTCGATCCGAACCGGCTCTCCGGCGACCAGGCCCGCATTTTGCACGTGAGCGTGCGTTTGCGAGCCTTTTGATCATCTCTGTTCGTACGAATGCCCAATTTGCGGGGCTGCATCGGGTTCGGTCGGTGCCTTTTTCCGGGCAATGCGTGTCGTCTGCTGAAAGAATTACATGCCGCGCGTAGCAATGCGGCGGTCACCCGGATGTTTTGCAATCCATTGCGGACATCGGATGAGAACCCAAACCCCTTCGCGATACGCGAGAACGGAGGCTTCTGGTGTTGATCAGCCGTAGAAAACGGATCGGCAGGATTCGCAATAAACAAACAGGCATCGCGGCAGCATCTTTGGCCGCCGTGACCCTCGGAGCTATCGGAGGGTTGGGCGTTCTGCCGGGTTCGGCCCTGGCCCAAACCCCTTCGCCATTGGGCGAGTGGCAATACTCCGTGGGCATTCCGCTGCAGAAGATGTGGCAGGC
It encodes:
- the msrA gene encoding peptide-methionine (S)-S-oxide reductase MsrA is translated as MNIEKRIIGKPARSRKAALALSVGLGALALLLAQRMAFSSEAGVVIAPPAVDEQVSAATAHEETAVFAGGCFWGVQGVFQHVRGVTKAVSGYSGGQRDTAQYETVSGGETGHAESVQVTFDPTKVTYGQLLQVYFSVIQDPTELNRQGPDSGTQYRSAVFPLNDTQRHVAQSYIAQLDKAHAFPAPIVTKAEPFKGFYPAESYHQNYLTLHPNSAYIAINDMPKVANLKRLFPNLYRDKAVLVEAAQ